From the genome of Rarobacter incanus, one region includes:
- a CDS encoding NAD(P)/FAD-dependent oxidoreductase, which yields MSSSSLTNKSGAPRILVLGGGSVGLYSARRLRRRLGSRARITVVDALPYMTYAPFLPEVGSGAIGGREVVAPFLRALRGVEVVQAKVTQINHADKKVTVSPAIGDDFDIAYDELVVGLGSIARTLPIPGLAEEAIGFKHVEEALYLRNKILDRIFIAKHTQDADLRKRLLTFTFIGGGFAGIEAVGEAEDMARAAVRRIDSIDESELKFVVIEGADRILPELPLEMAQYGLANLRRRGIEVHLSTFLSSCIEGHVVTSTGVEFDSDTIVWTAGVRANPVIGESDLPTDKLGRLTVSATLQVVDEDGNVIPGAWGAGDCSAVPDLHNEGKFCPPNAQHAIREAKVLADNLAASLSARPVKEYRHKNLGTVASLGLHKGVAVLFGVVKLKGWPAWMAHRAYHVMAMPTPSRKTRIVFGWMSATFLGRELLPLSATADPRASFRVASAPKPKPAAAAEPAKDAAPAEPAKDAAPAK from the coding sequence GTGTCTAGTTCGTCTTTGACTAATAAGTCTGGTGCGCCCCGAATTCTTGTTCTCGGCGGTGGTTCAGTTGGTCTTTATTCGGCCCGCCGCCTGCGGCGTCGCCTCGGGTCCCGTGCCCGCATCACGGTGGTCGACGCGCTTCCCTACATGACGTACGCGCCGTTCTTGCCCGAGGTCGGTTCGGGGGCCATCGGCGGGCGCGAGGTAGTGGCCCCGTTCCTGCGCGCGTTGCGCGGCGTGGAGGTGGTGCAAGCCAAGGTCACGCAAATCAACCACGCAGACAAAAAGGTCACCGTTTCGCCGGCCATCGGCGACGACTTCGACATCGCCTACGACGAGTTGGTTGTGGGCCTTGGGTCGATCGCGCGGACGCTGCCAATTCCTGGGTTGGCCGAGGAGGCAATCGGCTTCAAGCACGTCGAAGAGGCGCTGTACCTGCGCAACAAAATCCTTGACCGGATCTTCATCGCGAAGCACACGCAGGACGCCGACCTGCGCAAGCGGTTGCTGACCTTCACCTTTATCGGTGGTGGCTTCGCGGGGATCGAAGCGGTGGGCGAGGCCGAAGACATGGCCCGCGCCGCCGTGCGTCGCATCGACTCGATCGATGAGTCGGAACTCAAGTTCGTCGTGATTGAAGGTGCCGACCGGATCCTGCCCGAGTTGCCCCTCGAAATGGCGCAATACGGGCTTGCGAACCTGCGCCGCCGCGGCATCGAGGTTCACCTTTCGACCTTCCTTTCGTCCTGCATCGAGGGCCACGTTGTGACGTCCACGGGTGTCGAATTCGATTCCGACACGATCGTGTGGACCGCTGGGGTGCGCGCCAACCCGGTCATCGGCGAATCCGATCTGCCGACCGACAAGCTGGGCCGCCTGACGGTGAGCGCGACCTTGCAGGTCGTTGACGAGGACGGCAACGTGATTCCCGGGGCGTGGGGCGCCGGCGACTGCTCGGCGGTCCCCGACCTGCACAACGAGGGCAAGTTCTGCCCGCCCAACGCGCAGCACGCGATCCGCGAGGCGAAGGTCCTGGCCGATAACCTCGCCGCCAGCCTGTCGGCCCGTCCCGTCAAGGAATACCGCCACAAGAACCTGGGAACGGTCGCCTCGCTGGGCCTGCACAAGGGCGTCGCGGTGCTGTTCGGCGTCGTGAAGTTAAAGGGCTGGCCGGCCTGGATGGCGCACCGCGCCTACCACGTCATGGCGATGCCGACTCCGAGCCGCAAGACGCGCATCGTGTTCGGGTGGATGTCCGCAACGTTCCTGGGCCGCGAACTGCTGCCGCTCAGCGCCACGGCCGACCCGCGTGCCAGCTTCCGTGTCGCCTCGGCGCCCAAGCCGAAGCCAGCGGCCGCCGCCGAGCCCGCCAAGGATGCGGCTCCCGCCGAGCCCGCCAAGGATGCGGCTCCCGCCAAGTAA